The sequence CCGCACCCAGGTAGGCCGGCGCGGCGCCTCGTCGCTGTTGTCATCACTCCCTCACGCCCGGGTGTGGACAACCGCGCGGCACGGCGCGATCGAGGCGCGGTTCGACCGCGATGGAAGCATCGGGGTTGTCCCTCTGGTTCGCACCCGGGAGTAAGCGCCGCGACCGAGACTCAGTGCGTCGCCGCGTCCAGCTCGGCCTTCGCGTTGTCGTCGGGCATCTTCGACCGAACCGAGTCGGCAAACGACCGCGCCGCGCCGGGGCCCTGCACGAGCCGGATCGCCCTCGCCGCCTCCGCCGCGTCACGCGCGATCTGCTCCGGCCGGAGCGACAACTTGATCAGTTCCACCTCGGAGGTCCGCAGCGTGCTCATCGTCGGTGCCAGCGTCTGCCACACGATGTCGCGCACGAGGGGGACCTGGTCAAGCCGCCCGGCGTCCGCGATGATCCGCGCCGCCTGCAGCGTCTCGTTGAACCGCCCGGCCAGGTACGCCGGAACGATCCCCGCCAGGGCCACATCCACATCGACGGCGCTCGCATCGTCGCTCAGGAGCGAGACGAGCAGCCGCGCCGCGTCATCCCCCCGCCCTGCCAGGGAAAGGGCCGTCATGGCGTCGGCGAACTTGCGGCTCTTGATGGCCGGGGCCACCTGGTCCTGCACGTTCGCAGCGCCCTCGAGCGGAACATCGGTGGATTCGTTCCGTTTGGCCGGCGGCCCGAAGGTGATCAGCGGGTCGCCGACGACCGCGATCTTCCACACGGGCGCGACATCGAGCCGCCCCGCCACGCCCCATGGGAACCCCGCCAGCAGTCGCTTGGCCATCAGCGGTGTCGGCACGAACGCCTGCAGGAACGGCTCGTGCACCGAGCCGATGTAGGCGTACGCCCCGTGGTCGATCCACCGCCCCCCCACTCCCGCCCGCTGCCCGGGCCGCATCAGCGACCAGGAGTGCACGAAGTGCACCATCGCTGGGTGGGCGAGCACGGGCGCATCGCCGGCAAAGCCCTTGCCGGGCTTGAGATCGAAGTAGTCCCAGTACCCAGACGAGTTGACGAAGACCAGGTCGCAGTCAAGCCCGCCGCGGTAGGCGCCGTCCTTCTCGTCCGCGTTGGCGCCGCGCACGCGTCCCGCCGCGCTGCGACGAAAATCCTCGATGCCCTGGCGGCCGCTGTCGTTGACCATCGACTTGATGCCGGCCTTCTCCAGCTCCGTCGCCGCGGCCGTGCAGTCGAACGCGTTCCAGGGGGCGGAATCGTCGTAGCCGTCAAACAGCCACGCCCGGCTCGGCTGCAGGAACAACCCGCACATCCCGCGGTACGCCGCCCGCGGCTCGGAGCCGAACACCTGCCCGGCCCACGCCCACCTCGCGCCGCGCTGGCCCTCGAGCGAGCGGCCCACCAGGTCGGTCGTCGCCAGCCGCTCGCGCTGGTCGCCGGCCGGGAGCGCGGCCTTCGCCGGGACGTCCATGCAGAGCGTGACCGCGTCGATGTCGTCGCCCAGCGCGCTCCAGCGATACCCGGTCGCCTCGAGCCCCTTCTCGATCGCGGCGCTCAGCGAATCGATCTCGCTCAGCGGCGCATCATGGTCGACGCCGCCGCGAGGAACATCGGCCCAGATGATCGGCTCGCCCCGCCCCGCCGCGATCGCCAGCGCCGCGGTCCACGCGGGATCCCGCGTCGACGAGACCACAACCCCCGGCGGCACAAACCCCAGGTGCTTCCATTGAGCGGCAAGCCCCGTCGCGTCCGCGGCGCCCCAGGCCCGTGCCACGGCGTCGGCCACCGCCGCCTCGCGTGCCGCGGGCTCCTCAGGGAAGCCCGCCGAATCGGCCGGGCGCTTCCACCGCACCACCCTGGTTGGCTTGAACGCCCTGACAAACCTCGCGATGTCCTCTCGCGCGGTAAAACTCCCGTCGTCGATCAGCACGGGGAACCGGCTCGCGAGCGACCACGACCCGATCGCCGCCACGTACGACGCGGCATCGGGCACCAGGACGACCACGGGCGTGACCGCCAGTTGCCGTCTCGCAAACTCGACCCTCGCCCCGAGCCGCACTTGAGGCGGCAGGCTGTCAATGCTGATCTGCTGCCCGTCGGCCGGCGGAGCGGGCGGAGTGGCGGGGCCGGGTGAATCGGGGGGCTGGCCCACGACCGCCACGCAGGGAGCCACCAACAACACCGCCGCCCAGGCATGGAGCATGGCCATAGAGGAGTCTACGTCCGGTGGACCGCGATGTTCCGAACAATGGCCGAGCGACGGCTACAGCGATTCCTTCATCTGCGTCGCCGGCTTGAACGTGCAGGTCGTCGACGCCTTGATCTCGATGGGCTGCTTCGTCGCGGGGTTGATCCCCTGCCGGGCCCCGCGGTGCTTCTTGGCGAAGGTGCCGAACCCGGCAATGGCCACCTTGTCGTCCCGCTTCACGCCCAGGGAGATGCAATCCAGCACCGTCTCGAGGGCCTTCTGAGCCTCGGGACGGCTCACCTTCAACTCCGACGCCACCGCCTCGATCAAGTCGCCTTTGTTCACACGTCACTCCTTTATTCCGGCCCGGCCCGGGAGGCGCGGTCCGTCGCGCCGGTCCCGGAGGGGCTCGGTGCACAATAGATCTCCAACGCCGCAAGTCCAGCCTCCGCGGCAAGGCCCACCGCGGGCGCCGCCGGCTTAGCATTCCCCGTGGCCCAGGCCCAATCGACCAAGCCGGCGCCCCGACCGAAACTCGATCCCGAGCAGCCCAGGCTCTGGAACGTGGTGCTCCTCAACGACGAGGAGCACACCTACGAGTACGTCATCAAGATGGTCCAGGAACTCTTCGCCCACCCCGTTGAGAAGGCGTTCAAGATCGCCAAGACCGTCGACACCGACGGCCGCGCCGTCTGCCTGACCACCCACCGCGAGCACGCCGAACTCAAGCAGGAGCAGGTCCACGCCTACGGGCGCGACCCGCTCATGGTCGAGAGCAAGGGCTCCATGTCCTGCATCATCGAGCCCGCGGACCTCGGCAGCGACGACGACGAAGACCGGGACGCCGACCGTTGAGCACCGCCCCGCCGCCCGCCGCCGCGCGCCCGGTCGTCATCCAGACCGAGCACCTTGACGCCTCCGCCGCGGCGTGGCTCGCCGAACGCTGCGAGATCGTCCGCTGCTCCAGCGACGATCCCGGCTTCGCCCGCGAACTGGCCCGCGCCGATGGCCTCGTCATCCGCACCTACACCCAGATCACGGACTCCCTGCTCGCCCAGGCGCCCCGCCTGCGCGTCGTCGGCCGGGCGGGCGTCGGCGTAGACAACGTGGATCTCGCCGCGTGCGCCGCTCGCGGTGTCGCCGTCGTCAACACCCCCGCG comes from Phycisphaeraceae bacterium and encodes:
- a CDS encoding ATP-dependent Clp protease adaptor ClpS, whose protein sequence is MAQAQSTKPAPRPKLDPEQPRLWNVVLLNDEEHTYEYVIKMVQELFAHPVEKAFKIAKTVDTDGRAVCLTTHREHAELKQEQVHAYGRDPLMVESKGSMSCIIEPADLGSDDDEDRDADR
- a CDS encoding HU family DNA-binding protein, translating into MNKGDLIEAVASELKVSRPEAQKALETVLDCISLGVKRDDKVAIAGFGTFAKKHRGARQGINPATKQPIEIKASTTCTFKPATQMKESL